A window of the Vanessa cardui chromosome 27, ilVanCard2.1, whole genome shotgun sequence genome harbors these coding sequences:
- the LOC124541031 gene encoding uncharacterized protein LOC124541031: MKPRTKAISNVKNNKVKRKMYSEENLQKALVEITKGMSKKLAARTFQVPRSTIQFRLKNPEHGCKPGPPTVLNNDEEAALVEWIKVSSQKGFPKRKDDLIKSVSQFLQKTNRASSFKNGEKWFKLFLARHPTLAFRTPEAVTTASSTVSENDVRGWFRQINDYFIENNLLHILSEPDRVLNGDETNFVLCPKTGLVLSSKGEKNVYEVNHAQAKTSLTVMFTFSAAGKLTPPMVIFPNKRLPAEITSKIPEDWGVGLSENGWMNTDIFFDYIKNVLHPHLVKNGTKFPVILFVDGHKSHLTYNVSELCSSLQIVLIALYPNCTRLLQPADVAAFKPLKTEWQKSVLEWRRTNPSQALTKNQFVPLLKDTIEKSIKPQTIINGFRATGICPWDENAVDYSKCLGTKCIKMSNSSDITREKDKLLSKEDFVKLVGNNNIDCIEKGELTSEESIVLIKKIWNFFSSSANISSNQQQNLDVEPELINNVEDFNNNLEIENMQIFINDCPNSIVESEESKLHPISEEIVFEKLVESSDEGNVLFEDLSQEHHFELINHSVQIHNTTPENQNLTRVQSIQIISDQCNPSVTPSTIPMKNLTPVKLNDILILPKTPTRKGRKNSIKTPFVLTSEQWKAQESEKIRIKKEKAEGIKKRKEERERKKLEKEKQQVPKKQTKTKKKPKDEISKILFSEKFYKFDTETIVENKENDQDLIDTNRMQGSRHNKTYTTDEIEKILTELDDD, encoded by the coding sequence ATGAAGCCACGTACAAAAGCCATAAGTAATGTAAAGAATAATAAGGTAAAGCGGAAGATGTATTCCGAAGAAAATTTGCAAAAAGCCCTGGTAGAAATTACTAAGGGAATGAGTAAAAAACTTGCTGCCCGAACCTTCCAAGTGCCGCGTTCGACTATACAGTTTAGATTAAAGAATCCAGAGCATGGCTGTAAACCAGGCCCACCCACAGTTTTAAATAACGATGAAGAAGCGGCTTTAGTCGAATGGATTAAAGTTAGTAGCCAAAAAGGCTTCCCAAAAAGAAAAGACGATTTAATCAAAAGTGTTTCGCAATTTCTACAAAAAACCAATCGGGCGTCCTCATTTAAAAATGGCGAGaaatggtttaaattatttttagccaGACATCCTACCCTTGCTTTTCGTACGCCAGAAGCAGTTACAACTGCCAGTTCAACTGTGTCAGAAAATGATGTCAGGGGATGGTTTCGGCAAATTAACGACtactttattgaaaataatttgcttCACATTCTTTCTGAACCAGATCGAGTGTTAAATGGAGATGAAACAAATTTTGTGTTGTGCCCAAAAACAGGCCTCGTTTTGAGTTCGAAAGGAgagaaaaatgtttatgaagTTAATCACGCCCAGGCTAAAACTTCGTTGACTGTAATGTTTACTTTTAGTGCAGCTGGAAAGCTTACTCCACCAATGGTAATTTTTCCAAATAAAAGATTACCTGCAgaaataacttctaaaattcCAGAAGATTGGGGCGTGGGTCTCAGTGAGAATGGATGGATGAATAccgatattttttttgattatatcaAGAATGTCTTACATCCCCATCTGGTCAAAAATGGTACAAAATTTCCTGTAATACTTTTTGTAGACGGTCATAAGTCTCATTTAACATACAATGTAAGCGAACTGTGTTCATCTTTGCAGATAGTTCTAATTGCTTTATACCCAAATTGTACGAGGCTTTTACAACCTGCTGACGTTGCTGCATTTAAGCCTTTAAAAACAGAATGGCAAAAAAGTGTTTTAGAATGGCGTAGAACTAATCCATCTCAAGCACTAACTAAGAATCAATTTGTACCATTGCTTAAAGACACAATAGAAAAAAGTATAAAGCCGCAAACTATTATCAACGGGTTTAGAGCAACAGGGATTTGTCCGTGGGATGAAAATGCAGTAGATTACAGTAAATGCCTTGGAACAAAATGCATAAAAATGTCCAACTCTTCTGACATCACCCGAGAAAAAGACAAATTACTCTCAAAAGaagattttgttaaattagtaGGCAATAATAACATTGATTGCATAGAAAAAGGAGAGTTAACATCAGAAGagtcaattgttttaattaaaaaaatctggaATTTCTTTAGTTCATCAGCAAATATATCTTCAAATCAACAGCAAAATCTAGATGTAGAACCAgaacttataaataatgttgaagactttaataataatttagagatcgaaaatatgcaaatatttataaacgattgTCCAAATAGCATAGTTGAATCAGAAGAATCTAAGTTACACCCTATTTCAGAAgaaattgtttttgaaaaattagtAGAGTCCTCAGATGAAGGCAACGTGTTATTTGAAGATTTATCACAGGAACatcattttgaattaataaaccaCAGTGttcaaatacataatactaCTCCCGAAAATCAGAATTTAACAAGAGTTCagtcaatacaaattatttcagaTCAGTGTAATCCATCTGTCACACCTTCAACAATACCCATGAAAAATCTTACTCCCGTAAAGTTAAATGACATTTTGATATTACCCAAAACACCGACAAGAAAAGGACGTAAGAACTCTATAAAAACTCCGTTTGTACTAACCTCTGAACAGTGGAAAGCACAAGAAAGTGAAaaaatcagaataaaaaaagaaaaagcagaAGGGatcaagaaaagaaaagaagaaaGAGAACGAAAGAAATTAGAAAAAGAGAAACAACAGGTGCCAAAGAAacaaaccaaaacaaaaaagaaacctaAAGACGAAATATCTAAAATACTATTTTCTGAGAAATTCTATAAATTTGATACTGAAACCAttgttgaaaataaagaaaatgatcaGGATTTAATTGATACAAACAGAATGCAAGGAAGTCgtcataataaaacatacaccacggacgaaatagaaaaaatattgactgaATTAGATGATGATTGA